The Qipengyuania aurantiaca genome contains the following window.
GACAATCTCGCCGACGAAACCGAGGGCGGCCTCGATGTGCGTCAAATCTGGCGGGTGGACCGCATGGGGCGCGGCGGCGACCAGATACCTTTCATGGAGAAGGGCTATCCCGCCATCCGCATCGCGGTCGCGGTGGAGGATTACGAACACCAGCACCAGGACCTGCGGGTCGAGGATGGCGTGACCTATGGCGACACGGCGGACGAAATGGATTTCGATTACCTGGCGAAGGTGACCCAGTTCAACATCCGCGCGCTCGACAAATTGGCGCGCACCCCTGCGCCGCCCGCTGCAGCGGCACAAGCCGCCGTGCAGACATTCACCGACGTCTCGTGGAGCGAAGTACCCGGCGCCATCGGCTACACCGTCTGGCATCGCCGCACGGACGAACCCTATTGGCGCGAGGAACCGGTGATCGAAAACGTCGTCGCCACCAACGCGCGGCTCGATGGCGTGCGGGGGGATGACTGGATCTTCGGCGTCAGCGCAACCGGTGCCGACGGCATCCGCAGCCCCGTTTCCAGCGCGGTCCCGGCCGGACAATTCGCGCCGATCCCGATGGAAGAGGATGACAGCGAGTAGGTCCGTCCCCATATGGGCGTCATGAAAAAACAGAACAGGACCGGGCGGCCGCAGGGGCTGCCCAGCAAAGAACAGATAATCGAATTCATCCAGAGCTCCGACAAGCCGGCCGGCAAGCGTGAAATCGCCAAGGCCTTCGGCATCAAGGGGCAGGAAAAGATCGCGCTGAAGAAGCGCCTCAAGGACATGGCCGAAGAAGGCCTGATCGACGGCAAGAAGACAGCCTTCCACAAGATGGGCGGCCTGCCGAAGGTGACCGTGCTCAAGGTCGTCGAGATCGACGATGGCGAGCCTATCGCGATTCCCGAAAGCTGGGACCCCGATGCCCCGAACAAGCCGCCCCGCCTGGTGGTCAAGGAAAGCAAGAAGCTCGCGGCGCTGAAGCGTGGCGACCGGTTCCTCGGCCGTACGGAAGAGCGCGGGAAGGGCTGGATCGCCCACCCGATGAAAAAGCTGCCTGCGCGCACCGAAGGGCTGATGGGCGTCGTCGAGATGGACGGCAGCGGCAAGCCCTGGCTGGCCCCGGTGGACAAGCGCGTGCGCAACTCCTCGCCCATCGGCGACCTCGGCGAAGCGAAGGAAGGCGAGCTGGTGCTGGCCGAACCCATGGGCAAGTCGCCCCGCGCGAAGGTCAAGGTGGTCGAGGTGATCGGCGACCCGCTGGCGCCCAAGAGCTTCAGCCTCATCGCCATCGCCAAGCACGGCATCCCGCACATCTTCCCGCCCGAAGCGCTGGAAGAGGCGCAGACCGTCGCCGATCTCCCGCTCAGCGAAGAGAGGCGCGAAGACCTGCGCGATGTGCCTATCGTCGCCATCGATCCCGCCGATGCGCGCGATCACGACGACGCGATTTGGGCCGAGCCTGACGGGGACGGGGGCTACAAGGCAATCGTCGCGATCGCCGACGTGTCCTTCTACGTCCGCCCCGGCGGCAAGCTCGACCGAGAGGCGCGAAAGCGCGGCAATTCAGTCTATTTCCCCGACCGCGTCGTGCCGATGCTGCCGGAAATCCTCTCCGCCGATGTCTGCTCGCTGGTCGAGAACGAAGACCGTGCGGCTATGGCCTGCCACATCCGCATCTCGCCTGAAGGCAAGGTGACGAAGTGGCGCTTCACCCGCGCCATCGTGCGGCTCGCGGCCAACATCGCCTATGAAGACGCGCAGAAAGCCATCGATGATGGCAGCGCGGACGAGACGCTCAAAAACCTCTGGGGCGCTTGGAAGCTGCTGTTCAAGGCACGCCAGGCGCGCGACCCGCTCGACCTTGAATTGCCCGAGCGGCAGGTGCGCCTCAACGACGAGGGCCAGATCGAGGAAATTGCCGTTCGCGAACGCCTCGATGCGCACCGCGTAGTGGAAGACTTCATGATTGCCGCCAATGTCGCGGCGGCCAAGGCGCTGGAGGAAAAGGCCGCGCCGGTCGTCTACCGCGTTCACGAGACGCCGAGCCGCGAAAAGCTGGTGGCGTTCAAGGAATATCTCGCCAGCCAGGGCAAGAGCTTCGCCATGGGGCAGGTTATCACGCCTGGCCTGTTCAACCGTATGCTCAAGGACATCGTCGATCCGGCGGAAAAGGCGCTGATCATGGAGGCGGTGCTGCGCAGCCAGACGCAGGCCTATTACGGGCCGGCGAATGCGGGGCACTTCGGCCTCGCGCTGGGCAGCTATGCGCATTTCACCTCGCCGATCCGTCGCTATGCCGACCTGCTTGTGCACCGCGCGCTGGTCGACGCTTACAAGCTCGAACAGCCCAAACCCAAGGGTGCCATTCCCGACGCATCCGGCCTCTCCGACCGCGACCGGACAGCGCTGGGCCAGATTACCGACGCCATCAGCCAGACCGAGCGCCGCGCGATGGAGGCCGAGCGCGATACCATCGATCGTTATGTGGCCGCATGGCTTTCGGGCCGCGTGGGCGAGGTCTTCGACACGCGGATCACCGGGGTTCAGGGCTTCGGCTTCTTCGCCACTATCGAAAACCTCGGCGGTGACGGGCTGGTCCCGATTTCCACGCTCGGCCGCGAATACTTCCGCTATGATGAAGGCGCGCGCGAGCTCGTGGGTGAGGATACCGGCAAGACCTACGCCGTTGGCGACCGTTTGAAGCTGAGGCTTGCCGAATCCAACGCGCTCACCGGGGCGCTCAAGTTCGAATTGCCCGAAAGCGAAGGAGGCGCGCCGATCGAGAAACGCGGCGAGCGCCTCCAGCACAAGAAGAAGCCGCTGAAGAAAGGCAAGGGCGCACCCCGCCAAAAGCACGCGCAGGGTCCGCGCGGGCGTCCGGGGAACATCCGCCACCAAGGGCGAAAAAAGAAGTAGGCGGAACGGCCAAGGGGCTGTCCTCATTGGTTGGGCAAAGGAGAACCTATCCCATGCTCATCCCCGGACAGCCCGTCCCCGAACTCGATCTGCCGCTGACCATCGATGCCCGCTTCGAATTATCGAAGCAGGATCCCGAGGCCTTCACCATGCTGGTCTTCTATCGCGGCAAGCATTGCCCGATCTGCAAGAAATACCTCATCGAACTCGGCGGCAAGCTTTCGGGCTTCACCGGCAAGGGCATCAATGTCTTCGCCGTGTCGATGGACAGCCCCGAACGCGCCGCGGTTTCCCATGAGGAATGGGATACGGGAGACGTACCGCTCGCGCATTCGATGAGCGAGGAGAAGGCCCGCGAATGGGGCCTCTACATTTCCGAAAAGCGCGAGGGCAGTGAAGAGCCCGATACTTTCAGCGAACCGGGCCTGTTCCTGGTGAAGCCCGACGGGACGCTGCATTTCGCCGTGGTCCAGAATGCTCCGTTCACGCGCCCCGATCTCGACGACCTGCTGAGCGGCCTGACCTATACGCTGGAAAACGATTACCCGACGCGCGGCACGCTGACCTGACGCGTTAGGCGAGCTCGTCCAGCTCTTCCTTGCCCAGGTTTCCGGGGACAAGGTAGAGCGGGCAGGGCAGGTTCGCGGCGTGGGCGGCGAAGTGGCCGACGAGGGGGTTCTTCCCCTCACGCGCCGTGCCCAGAACCAGCGCGGCGATGGAGCCGTGTTCTTCCAGGTAGTTGCCGATCACTTCGGCAGGCGATCCCGGGCGCACGGCGATGACCGGCATCTTGCCCATTTCGCCGAAGATATTGCCCGCCGCGTTGTTCGCCATGACCTCGGCCCGTTCGCGCGCTTCCTGCTCGATCGTAGCCTGCACGCCGCCGAAGGCGTTGAAGGTCTGCTGCGGCACCAGCGCGAGGATGTGCACCGATCCGCCGGTCTTCATCGCGCGCAGCGAGGCGAAGCGCAGGGCCTGCTTGGCCTCCTCCGTTTCGTCCATCACGACGAGGTATATTCGCATAAGTCCGGCTCCCTCCGAAGGGCACCGACTACAAGCTAATTCGTATTCTGCGCAAGGACCTTGCGGGTCACGGCCAAATTGGCCAGAGACCCCTCAAACAATTCCCAGCGAGGACGTAACGTCAAAACATGCCCACGCCGATCAAGATGCCCGCCCTTTCGCCCACCATGGAAGAGGGCACGCTCGCCAAATGGCTGGTGAAGCCGGGCGACACCGTTTCCGCCGGCGACATCATGGCCGAGATCGAAACCGACAAGGCGACGATGGAATTCGAAGCCGTGGACGAGGGTACGATCGCCTCGATCATGGTCGATGAAGGCACCGAGGGCGTGAAGGTCGGCACGGTCATCGCCATGCTCGCCGAAGAGGGCGAGGATCTGGACGAGGCGGCCAAGGCGGCTCCTTCGGGTGGCGAGGCGAAGGCCGAGGAAGCGCGCGAAGAAAAGGTCGAGCAGGAAGAGAAGCGCACCGAAGCTCCGACTCCCGCTTCGGCTCCAGCAGCTGCGAAGAGCGATGACGGCACGCGCATCAAGGCTTCGCCGCTTGCCCGACGCATTGCCGAGCAGAAGGGCCTCGATCTTTCGACCATCACCGGCTCGGGTCCCAATGGCCGCATCGTGAAGGCCGATGTCGAGGACGCGAAGCCCGGCGCTTCGCCTGCAAAGGAAGCCGCCGCCGCACCCGCGCCGGCTAAACCCGCCACCATGGGCGGCGATCTCGATGCGCCTTACGAAGCGCAAAAGCTCAACAACGTCCGCAAGGTCATCGCACGCCGCCTGACCGAGGCGAAGCAGACCATCCCACACATTTACCTTACCGTGGATGTACGCCTCGACGCGCTGCTCAAGCTGCGCAGCGAACTCAACAAGAGCCTCGAGGCGGATGGCATCAAGCTGTCGGTCAACGACCTCCTGATCAAGGCGCAGGCCCGCGCGCTGCAGCGCGTGCCGCTGTGCAATGTCAGCTTCCAGGGCGACGAGCTTTACCAGTACACCCGTGAGGATATCTCGGTCGCCGTCGCTGCGCCTTCGGGTCTGATCACGCCGATCATCCGCGATGCGGGCCGCAAGGGCCTCGCGCAGATCAGCACCGAGATGAAAGAGCTTGCGGGCAAGGCGCGCGACGGCAAGCTGCAGCCGCATGAATTCCAGGGCGGCACCGCCTCGCTCTCCAACCTCGGCATGTTCGGCACCAAGCAGTTCGACGCGGTGATCAACCCGCCGCAGGCGATGATCCTCGCGGTCGGAGCAGGCGAGCAGCGTCCGCACGTCATCGACGGCGCCCTGGGTGTAGCCACCGTGATGAGCGCCACCGGCAGCTTCGACCACCGCGCCATCGACGGCGCGGACGGCGCGCAGTTCATGCAAGCTTTCCAGCAGCTGGTCGAGAACCCGATGGGGCTGGTGGTCTGATCTTCTCAAGGAGCAGGCATATGAGGTTTCTGATCTGTACGGCGGGCGCGATAGCGCTTGCCGCATGCTCGCAGGGCTCGGATGAACCCGCGACACCCGTCGCCGGACCGTCGTCAACTGCGGCCGCATCCTCCGCCGACGTCGATCCGCGCACGATTAATCCCGATTACACCGGACCGATTCCGCTGGCGATCAAGGTCGGCGGTGACGGCCCCGATATGGATGCGTGCGGCACCTACGCCGAGGTTGTCGCGTACGATTCGAGTGGCGAGGACATTCCCTATGTCCACGACGCCCCCAGCGCTTCCACCAAGGCGCGCGACAAGTTGAGCCCCGGCCAGGGCGTCCAAGTCTGCGCTGCCCAAAATGGCTTCAGCGGGATCGTCTATCCTCGCGACGATCAGGACGCCGCGGATTGCGGCATCGGCAGTCCCGTTGCGACCGAGCAGAACTACACCGGCCCCTGCCTCGCGGGCTGGGTCGAGAGCCGTTACCTCGAAATGATCGCGGGCTGAGAGATGGACAAACGCCAGCCCCTCATCCGTGTCACGGCCATGCCTGCCGACACCAACCCCTATGGCGGGGTGTTCGGCGGGTGGCTAATGAGCCAGATGGCGCTTGGCGCAGGCTCGCTCGCAAGCCGCGAGGGGAAGGGCAAGGCGGTGGTCGTCTCGGCAACCGATTTCGCCTTTCCCGGCGCGATGCAGGTGGGTGACGAACTCTCGGTCTATTGCGAGATCGCGGCGACCGGAAACACCTCGCTCACCATCACTGCCGAAGCCATCGCCCGCGAACGCAATGGCGAGGCCGAGACCAAGGTCGCGCAAGGAATATTCAAATTCGTCCTGCTGGACGAGGATAACAGGCCGCGCGCGGTGAACGCCGCCGCGCTTTCGGCAAACGATTAGAGAGACTTATGGCTGACACCAATTACGACGTCATCGTTCTCGGCTCCGGACCCGGCGGCTATGTCGCGGCGATCCGCTGCGCGCAGTTGGGCCTGAAGACCGCCATCGTCGAACGCGAACTGCTCGGCGGCATCTGTCTCAACTGGGGCTGCATCCCGACCAAGGCGCTGCTGCGCTCGGCCGAGATCCTGCATTATGCCCAGCACGCCAAGGACTATGGCCTCAAGATCGCAGGCGCAATCGAGGCTGACCTCGAAGCGGTGGTGAAGCGCAGCCGCGGGGTGGCGAAGCAGCTCAACCAGGGCGTCACGCACCTGATGAAGAAGAACAAGATCACGGTGCATATGGGTGAGGGCACACTGACCGGCCCGACCAGCCTCACCGTGAAGGGCGAGAAGGGCGAGGAGAAACTTACCGCCAAGCACGTCATCGTCGCCACCGGCGCGCGTGCCCGCGACCTGCCGTTCGCCAAGGCCGACGGAAAGCGCGTGTGGACCTATCGCCACGCCATGACCCCGCCGGAAATGCCGAAGAAGCTGCTCGTGATCGGCTCGGGAGCAATCGGCATCGAGTTCGCCAGCTTCTACAACGACATGGGCTGCGACGTGACCGTGGTCGAAATGCTCGACCGCATCGTGCCGGTGGAAGACAAGTACGTCTCGGCCTTCCTCGAGAAAAGCCTGACGAAGCAGGGCATGACCATCATGACCGGCGCGGGCGTGGAAGCGCTCGATGTCTCCGACAAGGGCGTGAAGGCCAAGATAAAAGACAGCAAGGGCAAGGTTTCCGAGACCGAGTTCACCCACTGCATCACCGCCATCGGCATTGTCCCGAATACCGAGAACATCGGGCTTGAAAAGCTGGCCGAAATGGACCGCGGCTTCATCCAGATCGACGATTACGGCCGCACCAAGTCGAAGGGCCTCTGGGCCATCGGCGATTGCACGCCCGGCCCGTGGCTGGCGCACAAGGCGAGCCACGAGGGCGTCACCACTGCCGAGGCGATTGCCAAGGAACTCGGCAACAAGGACGTCCATCCGCATCCGCTCGACCGCGGCAACATTCCGGGCTGCACCTATTGCCATCCGCAGATCGCCAGCGTCGGCCTGACCGAGGCGAAGGCCAAGGAAGCGGGCTATACCGTCAAGGCGGGCACCTTCCCGTTCATCGGTAATGGCAAGGCCATCGCGCTGGGCGAGGCAGAAGGCTTCGTGAAGACCGTCTTCGATGCCAAGACCGGCGAACTGCTCGGCGCGCATATGGTCGGCGCGGAAGTGACCGAGATGATCCAGGGCTTCGTCGTCGGCAAGACACTGGAGACAACGGAAGCAGAACTGATGAACACCGTCTTCCCGCATCCCACCATTTCGGAATCCATGCACGAGAGCGTACTTGCGAGCTACGGGCGCGCGTTGCACATTTAGGAATTCGGGCTACCCCGAACCCGTTCGGGCTGAGCTTGTCGAAGCCCTGTACTTCACTGTGGAGTTGGGCAGGTAGAAAAGGACGGACCTTCGACAAGCTCAGGGCGAACGGAAATGGAGGGCATGAGTAAACAGTGACCGGTTTCCTGATCCTCGCCTTCCTGATCCTGGTCGCCGGGGTGGTGGCGGTGCCGCTGGCGAGTCGCTTCGGGCTTGGGTCGGTGCTCGGCTATTTGCTCGCAGGAATGGCGATCAGCCCGATCTTGCTGGGCCTGAATGTCGACGTTGAGGCGCTGCAGGTCTTCGCCGAATTCGGCGTCGTGATGATGCTCTTCATCATCGGCCTCGAGATGGAACCCAAACGCCTCTGGGCTATGCGCGGCAAGCTGCTGGGGCTGGGCGGGGGGCAAGTCCTCCTCACCACGCTCGCCATCACCGGCATTGCGCTTATCGACCAGCAGCCGTGGCAGACGGCGCTCGCCATAGGCATGGTGTTGGCGCTCTCCTCGACTGCCATCATCGTCCAGACGCTTACCGAGAAGAACCTCATGAAGAGCGAGGGTGGAGAAGCCAGCTTCTCGGTCCTGCTGGTGCAGGATGTCGCGGTCATCCCGATACTCGCGCTGCTCCCCCTGCTCGCCATGCCCGAACTCTATAGCAGCGCGGCAGGTCATGGCGAGGGCGGCCACGGAGGTCTCGACCTGACTGCCAGCATGCCGGTCTGGCTGGCCGCACTCTCGCGCATCGGAGCCGTTGCGGCCGTGGTCGCCATCGGAATTTACGCCATCCGGCCTCTCTTCCGCTACATTGCAGGCGCGAACCTGCGCGAATTGTTCACCGCTGCTGCGTTGGTGGTCGTCATCGGAATTGCGCTGCTGATGAGCCTTGTCGGCCTCTCGCCCGCGCTCGGCGCTTTCGTGGCCGGCGTCGTCCTAGCGACAAGCGAATATCGCCATGAACTCGAAAGCGACATCAACCCTTTCAAGGGACTGCTGCTCGGCCTGTTCTTCATCACCGTCGGTGCCGGCATCGATTTCTTGCTGGCAGCGGAGATGTGGCAGGACGTCGTCTTCTGGGCGAGTGTAACCATTGCTGCGAAATTCGCCGTGCTTTTCCTCGTGGGCTGGCTCTACGGATTGCGCAAACAGGCCCTCTGGCTATTCGCGCTCAGCCTGCCGCAAGCGGGCGAGTTCGCGTTTGTCCTTATTCCCTTCGCGGTCGGCACAGCTGTCCTGCCGCAGGCGCTGGCCGATGAGTTGCTCCTCATCGTCGCGCTGACGATGCTGGTCACGCCGCTACTGTTCATCCTTTACGACAAGGTCATCGCACACGCCTATTGCTCCGACGGCGAAGGGCGCAAGGCCGATGCCATCGAGGAAGAAAACGAAGTCATTATCGCCGGGCGCGGGCGCATGGGCGGAATTATCGACCGTATGCTGCAAGCGGCGGGATATTCGACCACCGTCATCGACTATGACAGCAAGCAGCTTGAAATCGTGCGCAAATTCGGTTTCCGCACCTACTTCGGCGATGCGACCCGGCCCGACCTGCTGCATTCAGCCGGTATCGAGAAGGCGAAACTTCTGGTGGTGGCGCTGGACGAACGTGATCAGATCGATCGGCTCGTGCAGCATGTCCTGAAGAACTACCCGCACGTCCATATCACCGCACGTGCTATCGACCGAAACCATGTCTACGAGCTTTGGGCATACGGCTGCCGCGATGTCATCCGCGAAACCTACGACAGTAGCCTACGTATGGGCCGCTCTGCATTCGAGGCTCTGGGCATGGATCGCCAGCAAGCCATGGCCGCGCGCGACGCATTCGAGGCGATGGATCGCAAGTTCATGCCGGAAGTCGCAGACCTCTATCGCCTCGACATTCCCTATCACGAGAACGAGCCGCTGATGGAAAAGGTCAAGGAATTGCGCGGGCAATGGGACCCCATCCTGCGCGAGCAGATGGACGATATCCTCGAAAGAGATGGCTGACGCGCAATTTGCCGCGCGAATTCATCACTTTGCCGCAATCGCTGTGGCTACCTCCTCGTCCGAGCGTTTCATTTGCGAGGAGTAGTGCCATGGAATTCGAAATTCACGACGACCCGCAGGGTACCGACGAAGACGATGAATGCACCGCCGATGGTGGTCTGGTCGAAGATCATATCGCGCTGAAGAACCAGTCGAGCGTCCGGCCGGAGGATTATCCTGCCGAACACCGCCGCGACAGCTACGTTATCACGCCGCAACAAGCGGGCTGATCACAGTGGTCTGCTGGCGGACAGGGTAGGATAGGCCTGCGCTTCGCTTCGGCCGTCTTCGGCGCTGTGGCGCCTCCGACTTCAAACCCCGTGGGTTCTTTCCGCACCGCAATTCCGCCATCATCACCCGCTCTTGCGAGCGAGAAATGCTGGCGGACAGGGTGGGATTCGAACCCACGAAGGGCTTGCACCCTTGCCGGTTTTCAAGACCGGTGCATTCAACCGCTCTGCCACCTGTCCGCGTAGCGCAACGGGCGCTAGCGCCGCTCACACAAAATGTCACCTAACAATATCGGAACTCATGCCGGACCTGCCGCGTAAGCCGTTCATGACACTTGCCATTCATAATCAGCCTGCGAGAGTGCCCGCATGAGCCTTCGCAAAATCCTCCTCGCCGCATCCGCTTCGCTACTTGGGCTGCCTGCCGCCCCCTTGGCCGCGCAAGATATGTCGTTTGACGCCTATCTCCAGCTCCTCATGGCGCGCGCGCGTGCCGAGGGTGTCAGTGAAGCGACGCTGAGCCGGATGACGCAGGGGCTCACTCCCAATCAGCGGGTCATCGAACTCGACCAGACACAGCCTGGTTCTTCGTCCTCCCCCGGTTATCCGCCGCTCGCTCCCTATATCGCAACCCATGTAGACAGCGCGCGCGTTAGCGGCGGCAGACGGGAATTTGCCAATTACCGCAGCGCTCTTTCGCGGATCGAGCGTGAATACGGCGTCCCCGCTGAAATCATGGTGGCGATCTGGGGACACGAGACGGCTTATGGCCGCGTGAAGGGCGGCTTCGACCTTTCGCAGGCGCTGGCCACGCTGGCCTGGGAAGGGCGGCGCCGCGATCTTTTTTCCGCCGAATGGGTCGACCTTATGAAGGTGGCCGACAAAGGTTATTCCCGGAGCGAGCTCAAGGGCAGCTGGGCCGGGGCTTTCGGCAATCCTCAATTTCTGCCCAGCGTCTATCTGCGCCTCGCGACCGATGGTGATGGCGATGGCCGCGCCGACATCATGAACAACAGCGTCGATGCGCTTGCCTCTATCGCGAATTACTTCCGCGACGCCGGTTGGCGGGAAGGCCAGCCCTGGGGCGTGCGCGCCTATTTGCCATCGGGTTTCGATGTCGATCGCTACAAGACCGAGCTCGTCGGCCCTGTCTGCCCGCGCGTCCATGAGCGGCATAGCCAGTACAAGACCGCCGCGGAGTGGCGCGCTCTT
Protein-coding sequences here:
- the lpdA gene encoding dihydrolipoyl dehydrogenase; its protein translation is MADTNYDVIVLGSGPGGYVAAIRCAQLGLKTAIVERELLGGICLNWGCIPTKALLRSAEILHYAQHAKDYGLKIAGAIEADLEAVVKRSRGVAKQLNQGVTHLMKKNKITVHMGEGTLTGPTSLTVKGEKGEEKLTAKHVIVATGARARDLPFAKADGKRVWTYRHAMTPPEMPKKLLVIGSGAIGIEFASFYNDMGCDVTVVEMLDRIVPVEDKYVSAFLEKSLTKQGMTIMTGAGVEALDVSDKGVKAKIKDSKGKVSETEFTHCITAIGIVPNTENIGLEKLAEMDRGFIQIDDYGRTKSKGLWAIGDCTPGPWLAHKASHEGVTTAEAIAKELGNKDVHPHPLDRGNIPGCTYCHPQIASVGLTEAKAKEAGYTVKAGTFPFIGNGKAIALGEAEGFVKTVFDAKTGELLGAHMVGAEVTEMIQGFVVGKTLETTEAELMNTVFPHPTISESMHESVLASYGRALHI
- a CDS encoding acyl-CoA thioesterase, which codes for MDKRQPLIRVTAMPADTNPYGGVFGGWLMSQMALGAGSLASREGKGKAVVVSATDFAFPGAMQVGDELSVYCEIAATGNTSLTITAEAIARERNGEAETKVAQGIFKFVLLDEDNRPRAVNAAALSAND
- a CDS encoding universal stress protein, which gives rise to MRIYLVVMDETEEAKQALRFASLRAMKTGGSVHILALVPQQTFNAFGGVQATIEQEARERAEVMANNAAGNIFGEMGKMPVIAVRPGSPAEVIGNYLEEHGSIAALVLGTAREGKNPLVGHFAAHAANLPCPLYLVPGNLGKEELDELA
- a CDS encoding lytic murein transglycosylase, producing MSLRKILLAASASLLGLPAAPLAAQDMSFDAYLQLLMARARAEGVSEATLSRMTQGLTPNQRVIELDQTQPGSSSSPGYPPLAPYIATHVDSARVSGGRREFANYRSALSRIEREYGVPAEIMVAIWGHETAYGRVKGGFDLSQALATLAWEGRRRDLFSAEWVDLMKVADKGYSRSELKGSWAGAFGNPQFLPSVYLRLATDGDGDGRADIMNNSVDALASIANYFRDAGWREGQPWGVRAYLPSGFDVDRYKTELVGPVCPRVHERHSQYKTAAEWRALGVQPQVPLAENTLVTLFQPDGPGTPAWLLTSNYRVILEYNCSNYYAMSVGLLADEIAR
- a CDS encoding pyruvate dehydrogenase complex dihydrolipoamide acetyltransferase, which encodes MPTPIKMPALSPTMEEGTLAKWLVKPGDTVSAGDIMAEIETDKATMEFEAVDEGTIASIMVDEGTEGVKVGTVIAMLAEEGEDLDEAAKAAPSGGEAKAEEAREEKVEQEEKRTEAPTPASAPAAAKSDDGTRIKASPLARRIAEQKGLDLSTITGSGPNGRIVKADVEDAKPGASPAKEAAAAPAPAKPATMGGDLDAPYEAQKLNNVRKVIARRLTEAKQTIPHIYLTVDVRLDALLKLRSELNKSLEADGIKLSVNDLLIKAQARALQRVPLCNVSFQGDELYQYTREDISVAVAAPSGLITPIIRDAGRKGLAQISTEMKELAGKARDGKLQPHEFQGGTASLSNLGMFGTKQFDAVINPPQAMILAVGAGEQRPHVIDGALGVATVMSATGSFDHRAIDGADGAQFMQAFQQLVENPMGLVV
- the rnr gene encoding ribonuclease R, with product MKKQNRTGRPQGLPSKEQIIEFIQSSDKPAGKREIAKAFGIKGQEKIALKKRLKDMAEEGLIDGKKTAFHKMGGLPKVTVLKVVEIDDGEPIAIPESWDPDAPNKPPRLVVKESKKLAALKRGDRFLGRTEERGKGWIAHPMKKLPARTEGLMGVVEMDGSGKPWLAPVDKRVRNSSPIGDLGEAKEGELVLAEPMGKSPRAKVKVVEVIGDPLAPKSFSLIAIAKHGIPHIFPPEALEEAQTVADLPLSEERREDLRDVPIVAIDPADARDHDDAIWAEPDGDGGYKAIVAIADVSFYVRPGGKLDREARKRGNSVYFPDRVVPMLPEILSADVCSLVENEDRAAMACHIRISPEGKVTKWRFTRAIVRLAANIAYEDAQKAIDDGSADETLKNLWGAWKLLFKARQARDPLDLELPERQVRLNDEGQIEEIAVRERLDAHRVVEDFMIAANVAAAKALEEKAAPVVYRVHETPSREKLVAFKEYLASQGKSFAMGQVITPGLFNRMLKDIVDPAEKALIMEAVLRSQTQAYYGPANAGHFGLALGSYAHFTSPIRRYADLLVHRALVDAYKLEQPKPKGAIPDASGLSDRDRTALGQITDAISQTERRAMEAERDTIDRYVAAWLSGRVGEVFDTRITGVQGFGFFATIENLGGDGLVPISTLGREYFRYDEGARELVGEDTGKTYAVGDRLKLRLAESNALTGALKFELPESEGGAPIEKRGERLQHKKKPLKKGKGAPRQKHAQGPRGRPGNIRHQGRKKK
- a CDS encoding peroxiredoxin-like family protein yields the protein MLIPGQPVPELDLPLTIDARFELSKQDPEAFTMLVFYRGKHCPICKKYLIELGGKLSGFTGKGINVFAVSMDSPERAAVSHEEWDTGDVPLAHSMSEEKAREWGLYISEKREGSEEPDTFSEPGLFLVKPDGTLHFAVVQNAPFTRPDLDDLLSGLTYTLENDYPTRGTLT
- a CDS encoding monovalent cation:proton antiporter-2 (CPA2) family protein; its protein translation is MTGFLILAFLILVAGVVAVPLASRFGLGSVLGYLLAGMAISPILLGLNVDVEALQVFAEFGVVMMLFIIGLEMEPKRLWAMRGKLLGLGGGQVLLTTLAITGIALIDQQPWQTALAIGMVLALSSTAIIVQTLTEKNLMKSEGGEASFSVLLVQDVAVIPILALLPLLAMPELYSSAAGHGEGGHGGLDLTASMPVWLAALSRIGAVAAVVAIGIYAIRPLFRYIAGANLRELFTAAALVVVIGIALLMSLVGLSPALGAFVAGVVLATSEYRHELESDINPFKGLLLGLFFITVGAGIDFLLAAEMWQDVVFWASVTIAAKFAVLFLVGWLYGLRKQALWLFALSLPQAGEFAFVLIPFAVGTAVLPQALADELLLIVALTMLVTPLLFILYDKVIAHAYCSDGEGRKADAIEEENEVIIAGRGRMGGIIDRMLQAAGYSTTVIDYDSKQLEIVRKFGFRTYFGDATRPDLLHSAGIEKAKLLVVALDERDQIDRLVQHVLKNYPHVHITARAIDRNHVYELWAYGCRDVIRETYDSSLRMGRSAFEALGMDRQQAMAARDAFEAMDRKFMPEVADLYRLDIPYHENEPLMEKVKELRGQWDPILREQMDDILERDG